A portion of the Lolium rigidum isolate FL_2022 unplaced genomic scaffold, APGP_CSIRO_Lrig_0.1 contig_41547_1, whole genome shotgun sequence genome contains these proteins:
- the LOC124681395 gene encoding phospholipid-transporting ATPase 1-like translates to MRSERSVMPPRPSLLPLAQSSHEATGADMDLPASLPDPVPSPILKHSPSPSVLSRSARSAADTPSVTFAADFRSRSRAESTSPSFESFRTARSRLSVSRRSTSEHHVGSQRDLRDEDARFVYINDAARTNAPPAMFPNNSVRTTKYSILTFIPRNLYEQFHRLAYVYFLILAALNFIPQLHVNSAAAGTAPLSVVLAVTAVKDAYEDWRRHRSDKNENNRSASVLVDGVFRPKRWKEMQVGDVVRIVANETMPCDMVLLSTSDPTGVAYVQTINLDGESNLKTRYAKQETMLTPPAALAGVIKCEKPNRNIYGFLATVDLDGRRAVSLGTSNIMLRGCELKNTVWAIGVAVYTGSETKVMLNSSGAPSKRSRLETDMNRETAALAVILVVLCFVVALLAGIWLGKHNDQLGIIHFFRTNDYSSLQVRKYDWLGVGAQVVFTFLSGVIQFQIMIPIALFISMEMVRAGQAYSMVQDNHMFDDKSKTRFQCRALNINEDLGQIKYVFSDKTGTLTENKMEFRCASVHGRDFSDSSGDKEDRNAMLGKQFSPFQFQFP, encoded by the coding sequence ATGCGATCAGAAAGGTCAGTGATGCCGCCACGTCCATCGCTGCTTCCTCTGGCTCAATCGTCGCACGAGGCGACCGGAGCAGATATGGACTTGCCGGCCAGTCTGCCGGACCCGGTGCCGTCGCCGATACTGAAGCACTCACCGTCACCTTCGGTATTGTCGCGGTCGGCACGGTCCGCCGCAGACACGCCCTCGGTCACCTTCGCGGCGGACTTCCGGTCGCGCTCCAGGGCCGAATCCACCTCGCCATCGTTCGAGAGCTTCCGCACCGCCCGGTCGAGGCTCAGCGTGTCGAGGCGATCCACGTCCGAGCATCATGTCGGCTCCCAGCGCGACCTCCGCGACGAGGACGCGCGGTTCGTTTACATCAACGACGCAGCGCGCACCAACGCGCCGCCGGCCATGTTCCCGAACAACTCCGTCCGCACGACCAAGTACTCCATCCTCACCTTCATCCCACGCAACCTCTACGAGCAGTTCCACCGGTTGGCATACGTCTACTTCCTCATCCTGGCGGCGTTGAACTTTATCCCGCAGCTCCATGTAAACTCGGCGGCCGCGGGCACTGCGCCGCTGTCGGTCGTGCTCGCCGTGACGGCGGTGAAGGACGCGTACGAGGACTGGAGGCGGCACCGGTCGGACAAGAATGAGAATAATCGGTCGGCGTCGGTGCTGGTGGACGGTGTGTTCCGGCCGAAGCGGTGGAAGGAGATGCAGGTAGGGGACGTGGTGCGCATCGTGGCGAACGAGACGATGCCGTGCGACATGGTCCTGCTGTCCACGAGCGACCCGACCGGCGTGGCCTACGTCCAGACCATCAACCTCGACGGCGAGTCCAACCTCAAGACGCGATACGCCAAGCAGGAAACCATGctcacgccgccggcggcgcTCGCGGGGGTCATCAAGTGCGAGAAGCCCAACCGCAACATCTACGGCTTCCTTGCTACCGTCGACCTGGATGGCCGCCGCGCCGTCTCCCTAGGCACCTCCAACATCATGCTCCGGGGTTGCGAGCTCAAGAACACGGTGTGGGCCATCGGGGTGGCCGTGTACACCGGCAGCGAAACCAAGGTCATGCTCAACAGCTCAGGTGCGCCGTCCAAGCGCAGCCGTCTCGAGACGGACATGAACCGCGAGACTGCCGCGCTCGCCGTCATCCTGGTGGTCCTCTGCTTCGTCGTAGCTCTCCTCGCCGGAATCTGGCTGGGCAAGCATAACGACCAGCTCGGGATCATACACTTCTTCCGAACGAACGACTACTCTTCGCTACAGGTCCGGAAGTACGACTGGCTCGGGGTAGGAGCGCAGGTGGTGTTCACCTTCTTGTCGGGTGTGATACAGTTCCAGATCATGATCCCCATTGCACTCTTCATATCCATGGAGATGGTCAGGGCGGGGCAGGCATACAGCATGGTGCAGGACAATCACATGTTCGACGACAAGAGCAAGACCAGATTCCAATGCCGGGCGCTCAACATCAACGAGGACCTCGGGCAGATCAAGTACGTCTTCTCCGACAAGACCGGCACGCTCACGGAGAACAAGATGGAGTTCCGGTGCGCCAGCGTGCACGGCCGCGACTTCAGCGACTCCAGTGGAGACAAGGAGGATAGAAATGCAATGCTCGGTAAGCAATTTTCACCTTTTCAGTTCCAATTTCCGTAA